The genomic interval CGCGCGGGCCGCCGATCTCGTCGTCGAGGCGGCGCCCGAGTCGCTCGACGTCAAGCGAGCGATCTTCTCGGAGCTCGACCGGACCGCGCCGGACGCCGTCCTCGCCACGAACACGTCCTCGCTCTCGATCGCGAAGATCGCCGGGTCGACGCGGCGGCCCGGCCGCGTGATCGGCATCCACTTCTTCAACCCTCCGCTCGCGATGCCGCTCGTCGAAATCGTCGTCGGCCCGGAGACCACGCCGGAGACGATTGTTGCCGCCCGGGCCTTCGTCGCCTCGCTGGGAAAGGAATCGATCGAGGTGCGGGACTCGCCGGGCTTTGCCACGTCGCGGCTCGGGGTCGCGCTCGGCCTCGAGGCGATCCGGATGGTGGAGGAAGGGGTCGCCTCCCCGGCCGACATCGATCGCGCCATGGAGGCGGGCTACGGGCACGCGATGGGACCGCTCAAGACTTCGGACCTCGTCGGGCTCGACGTGCGGCTGGCGATCGCGGACGCGCTCGCCCGGGAGCTGTCCGAGGAGCGATTCCGGGCGCCGGCGCTCCTTCGCGAGATGGTCGCCGAAGGAAAGACCGGGAAGAAGGCGGGCGAGGGGTTCTACCGCTGGGAGGGGAACGAGGCCCGTCCCCGGACCGTCGCGGGAGCCGGCTCGGGGAACGGGAGCGCGTGGCGCCGCCGCGGCTCGTCGGATTAGCGACTCGACCGCGCCCGGCGCCATCCCCTTCGCCAACGCTCCCGCTCCCGGGTCGCGGAGCTCTCCCCTCAGCGCGCCGACGGAACGATCGTCGGCACCTCCTCCGCCGGCTCGCGCCCGCTGCCGAGCGCGGTTCCGACCAGGAGGAAGAGCGCGCACAGGAAGGCGATCGCGAAAAAGAGCGTCGAGATCCCGTGGTAGCGGGCGAAGAGAACGCGTCCGGGATCGCTCTCCGGGTGCAGCCGGATCCGCTCCATCACCGGGATCACGACCGTCCCGATCGCGAGCGCCGCGACGAAACCGAGCGCCGGGACGCGGCGGAGCAGGGCGTTGCCGCGGGAGCGCGCCGCGGGGGCGATCCGCCCCGTGGTGAAGAAGAGAATCGCGAACGAGATCTCGAGGAGGCGGCAGACCGAGCGGAGGATCGCCGAGATCAGCG from Thermoanaerobaculia bacterium carries:
- a CDS encoding 3-hydroxyacyl-CoA dehydrogenase family protein, translating into MPSDSSPPEIRSVLVVGAGTMGRGIAALCASRGYETSIHDPVPAAVASAPAAVAALLEKARARGKMTDAELRAALGRLRPVASVEEAARAADLVVEAAPESLDVKRAIFSELDRTAPDAVLATNTSSLSIAKIAGSTRRPGRVIGIHFFNPPLAMPLVEIVVGPETTPETIVAARAFVASLGKESIEVRDSPGFATSRLGVALGLEAIRMVEEGVASPADIDRAMEAGYGHAMGPLKTSDLVGLDVRLAIADALARELSEERFRAPALLREMVAEGKTGKKAGEGFYRWEGNEARPRTVAGAGSGNGSAWRRRGSSD